One genomic window of Citrobacter sp. Marseille-Q6884 includes the following:
- the citR gene encoding DNA-binding transcriptional repressor CitR: MANLYDLKKFDLNLLVIFECIYQHLSISKAAETLYITPSAVSQSLQRLRTQFNDPLFIRSGKGITPTVTGMNLHYHLENNLNSLEQTISIMHSSTLKKKFIIYSPQIIITAGVMDLVHYLREDANIEIEHRDILMSAETAEDLLAYRKADLIVTASPTVNRSIICTPFKTIESVLICNTNHPRINAASTIEQLLEEQFTYFLSEESGIKGFQSRADAFLTNRKIGFYSDSLVSITNIIADTDIIGLIPKEFYTFYAPMLNIKAIDIDMDLPAVQLYLMYNRASLNNKGFADSIKRITDTRFQTDNTSV; the protein is encoded by the coding sequence ATGGCAAATCTCTATGATCTAAAAAAATTCGATCTCAACCTGTTGGTTATTTTTGAATGTATTTACCAACACTTAAGTATCAGCAAAGCGGCAGAAACGCTGTACATTACCCCTTCAGCGGTAAGCCAGTCACTGCAAAGGCTCCGCACACAGTTTAATGACCCGCTATTTATTCGTTCGGGTAAGGGCATTACGCCGACAGTGACGGGCATGAACCTTCACTATCACCTTGAAAATAACCTCAACAGTCTGGAGCAAACCATCAGTATCATGCATAGCTCCACGTTAAAGAAAAAATTCATTATTTACAGTCCACAAATTATTATTACCGCAGGCGTCATGGATTTGGTTCACTATCTCCGGGAAGATGCGAATATTGAAATTGAACATCGTGACATATTAATGTCTGCTGAAACGGCTGAAGATTTACTGGCTTACCGAAAAGCAGATTTGATCGTCACAGCATCGCCTACCGTTAATCGTTCTATTATTTGTACACCCTTCAAAACCATTGAAAGCGTACTGATTTGCAATACAAATCACCCCAGAATCAATGCTGCCAGTACGATTGAACAGTTACTCGAAGAACAGTTTACATACTTTTTGTCTGAGGAGTCGGGAATCAAAGGCTTTCAATCCAGAGCCGACGCGTTTTTGACCAACCGAAAAATTGGTTTCTACAGTGATTCTTTAGTCTCCATAACCAATATCATTGCTGACACAGATATTATTGGCCTGATCCCAAAAGAATTTTACACATTTTACGCCCCCATGCTTAATATTAAAGCGATCGATATAGATATGGACTTACCTGCCGTGCAACTCTATCTCATGTACAACAGAGCCTCTCTCAACAACAAAGGGTTTGCTGATTCGATAAAAAGAATAACAGATACCCGTTTTCAAACAGATAACACATCGGTGTAG
- a CDS encoding phosphoadenosine phosphosulfate reductase has product MSIYKIPLNQNVLEAAQERISWTLENLPRVCVSFSGGKDSGLMLHLTAMLARKLDKKISVLFIDWEAQFSCTIEYVETLRKYYSDVIEQFYWVALPLTTQNSLSQYQPEWQCWEPNTQWVRHPPDDAITDPTFFPFYQPGMTFELFVRDFADWFSEKRPAAMMVGIRADESYNRFVAIANSRKQRFADDKPWTTAAPGGHTWYIYPLYDWKTADIWTWFAKTQKTCNPLYNLMYQAGVPTRYMRICEPFGPEQRQGLWLYHVIEPERWAAMCARVSGVKSGGIYAGQDNHFYGHRKILKPEHLSWEEYALLLLNSMPEQTAEHYRNKIAVYLQWYRKKGINAIPQTQEGDIGSKDIPSWRRICKVILNNDYWCRALSFSPTKSKNYQRYSERMKAKRHEWGLLCNND; this is encoded by the coding sequence ATGTCTATTTATAAAATCCCACTTAATCAAAATGTACTGGAAGCGGCTCAGGAACGCATTAGCTGGACGCTCGAAAATTTACCGCGCGTATGCGTTTCGTTCTCCGGAGGAAAAGATTCCGGGCTCATGCTACATTTAACCGCCATGCTCGCGCGGAAATTAGATAAAAAAATCAGCGTTTTGTTTATTGACTGGGAGGCACAGTTTTCATGCACTATCGAGTATGTTGAGACATTACGAAAATATTATTCCGATGTGATTGAGCAGTTTTATTGGGTGGCATTGCCACTCACAACACAAAATTCACTTTCACAATATCAACCCGAATGGCAATGTTGGGAACCGAATACACAGTGGGTTCGCCATCCTCCCGACGACGCCATTACCGACCCGACCTTTTTTCCTTTTTATCAACCCGGCATGACCTTTGAACTTTTTGTTCGTGATTTTGCGGATTGGTTTTCAGAAAAACGCCCCGCCGCCATGATGGTCGGCATACGCGCCGACGAGTCATATAACCGCTTTGTTGCTATTGCCAACTCGCGAAAACAGCGCTTCGCCGATGATAAACCCTGGACTACCGCAGCGCCTGGCGGTCATACCTGGTATATCTATCCGCTTTACGACTGGAAAACCGCCGACATCTGGACATGGTTCGCGAAAACACAAAAAACGTGTAATCCCCTGTATAACCTGATGTACCAGGCTGGCGTCCCGACACGTTATATGCGCATTTGTGAACCTTTTGGACCAGAGCAACGCCAGGGGCTATGGCTGTATCACGTCATTGAACCGGAACGCTGGGCAGCCATGTGCGCCCGCGTCAGCGGTGTGAAAAGCGGAGGGATTTACGCCGGCCAGGATAACCATTTTTACGGTCACCGCAAAATACTCAAACCAGAACACCTAAGCTGGGAAGAGTATGCCCTGTTACTGTTGAACAGCATGCCTGAACAGACGGCAGAACATTACCGCAATAAAATTGCCGTCTACCTGCAGTGGTACAGAAAAAAAGGAATCAACGCGATCCCTCAGACGCAGGAGGGGGATATTGGTTCGAAAGATATCCCATCGTGGCGGCGTATCTGCAAAGTGATCCTGAATAATGATTACTGGTGCCGGGCTCTCTCATTCAGTCCAACAAAATCGAAAAACTACCAACGTTATTCCGAACGAATGAAAGCAAAACGTCATGAATGGGGTCTCTTATGCAACAACGATTAA